TCTTTACCACCAGCACCTCTTCCCCTTCATTTTTCCCTTGAGCCAGGAATTCTCCCTGGGGACCGGCAACGAAACTGTTGCCCCAGAACTCAATCCCTGCCCCCACCTTGCTTGGATCTGCTTCGAAACCGACCCGATTGACGCTCACCACCGGAATACCATTGGCTACGGCATGGCTGCGCTGGATGGTGATCCAGGCATCCAACTGCCGCTTTTTTTCAGCATCGTTATCATTGGGGTCCCAGCCGATGGCGGTGGGGTAGATGAGTAGTTCTGCCCCGGCCAGGGCCATCAGCCGGGCCGCTTCCGGATACCACTGGTCCCAGCAGACCAGCACCCCCAGCTTGCCTGCCGAAGTCTGTATCGGCTCGAAGCCCAGGTCACCGGGGGTAAAATAGAACTTCTCGTAAAAGGCGGGGTCGTCGGGGATATGCATTTTCCGGTATTTCCCGGCGATGGAACCGTCCTTTTCCAGCACCACCGCCGTGTTGTGGTAGAGTCCGGGCGCGCGCCGCTCAAAAAGGGAGGTGACGATCACCACCCCCAACTCCTTGGC
This region of Geotalea daltonii FRC-32 genomic DNA includes:
- a CDS encoding carbon-nitrogen hydrolase; the encoded protein is MKNIVIGLVQQSCSADRKETISKTIAGIREAAAKGAELVVLQELHCGPYFCQTEDTDCFDLAESIPGPSTEEFGAIAKELGVVIVTSLFERRAPGLYHNTAVVLEKDGSIAGKYRKMHIPDDPAFYEKFYFTPGDLGFEPIQTSAGKLGVLVCWDQWYPEAARLMALAGAELLIYPTAIGWDPNDNDAEKKRQLDAWITIQRSHAVANGIPVVSVNRVGFEADPSKVGAGIEFWGNSFVAGPQGEFLAQGKNEGEEVLVVKIDGDRSENVRRIWPFLRDRRIDDYGDLLKRYRD